From a region of the Kwoniella mangroviensis CBS 8507 chromosome 1 map unlocalized Ctg01, whole genome shotgun sequence genome:
- a CDS encoding phosphopyruvate hydratase, producing MSTVTKVHARQPFPPPHRPFSSLHYHISHLSSVDGLTIIRNPTVEVDVHTEKGRFRAQVPSGASTGAHEAIELRDKGSDYVGKGVLKAVKNVNEVIAPALIDAKIPVTSQKEIDDFLIKLDGTDNKGKLGANAILGVSMAVSEAGAADQGKPLYAYLAGLAGVSEPYVLPTPAFNVINGGSHAGNALAFQEFMLLPTGASSFTEALKMGSETYHTLKKVITKKYGIDAANVGDEGGFAPNVSGAEESLDLLTEAIKQAGYTGKVQIGLDVASSEFYKEGKYDLDFKNPNSDSSKWLSGKELADLYNSYVDKYDIISIEDPFDQDDFDAWTHFTTTSKIQIVGDDLLVTNPQRIKTAIEKKACNALLLKINQIGTISESIQAVQLSQSNGWAVMTSHRSGETESTYIADLAVALKTGEIKTGAPCRSERVAKYNQLLRIEEELGDKAIYAGSKGLSKGTTAPELKDN from the exons atgtcCACCGTCACCAAAGTACACGCCAGACAA CCCTTTCCTCCTCCCCATCGccccttctcttccttgcaTTACCATATCTCGCATCTATCTTCtgttgatggattgacgATCATACGTAACCCTACCGTTGAGGTCGATGTCCACACCGAAAAAG GCCGATTCAGAGCCCAAGTTCCATCCGGTGCTTCTACCGGTGCTCACGAGGCCATTGAATTGAGAGACAAAGGGTCAGACTACGTCGGTAAAG GTGTCCTCAAAGCCGTCAAGAACGTCAACGAAGTCATCGCTCCCGCTCTTATCGATGCCAAGATCCCTGTCACATCCCAAAAGGAAATCGACGACTTCCTCATCAAACTTGACGGTACCGACAACAAGGGTAAATTAGGTGCCAACGCCATCCTCGGTGTTTCCATGGCCGTTTCTGAAGCTGGTGCCGCtgatcag GGTAAACCTCTCTACGCTTACCTTGCCGGTCTTGCTGGTGTCTCCGAGCCTTACGTTCTCCCCACCCCCGCTTTCAACGTTATCAACGGTGGTTCTCACGCCGGTAACGCCCTTGCTTTCCAAGAATTCATGCTTCTCCCCACCGGtgcttcttccttcaccgAAGCCTTGAAGATGGGTTCTGAAACCTACCACACCCTCAAGAAGGTCATCACCAAGAAATACGGTATTGATG CCGCCAATGTCGGTGACGAAGGTGGTTTCGCCCCTAACGTCTCTGGTGCTGAGGAATCCCTTGACCTCCTTACCGAAGCTATCAAGCAAGCTGGTTACACCGGTAAAGTCCAAATCGGTCTTGATGTCGCTTCTTCCGAATTCTACAAGGAGGGTAAATACGATCTTGACTTCAAG AACCCCAACTCTGACTCCTCCAAATGGCTCTCGGGTAAAGAACTCGCCGACCTCTACAACTCCTACGTCGACaaatacgatatcatctcaatcgaAGACCCCTTCGACCAAGATGATTTCGACGCCTGGACCCACTTCACCACCACTTCCAAGATCCAAATCGTCGGTGATGACTTGCTCGTCACCAACCCTCAGAGAATCAAGACTGCCATCGAGAAGAAGGCCTGTAACGCTCTTttgctcaag ATTAACCAAATCGGTACCATCTCTGAATCCATCCAAGC CGTTCAACTCTCTCAATCTAACGGTTGGGCTGTCATGACCTCTCACCGATCTGGTGAAACCGAGTCCACCTACATTGCTGATCTCGCCGTTGCTCTCAAGACCGG TGAAATCAAGACTGGTGCTCCTTGTCGATCCGAACGAGTTGCTA AATACAACCAACTCCTCCGAATCGAAGAAGAACTCGGTGATAAAGCCATCTACGCTGGTTCCAAAGGTTTGAGCAAGGGTACCACTGCCCCTGAACTCAAGGACAACTAA